The proteins below are encoded in one region of Streptomyces ficellus:
- a CDS encoding DUF58 domain-containing protein yields the protein MALTGRTALLAAIGALPVGILAPSWTGMLAVNAPLSLAILCDYALAAPVRTLRFTRSGDTNVRLGDSAEVHVTVTNPSRRRLRAHLRDAWPPSSWLPGTEQKASRHPLTVPAGERRRLTTVLRPTRRGDRHADRITVRSYGPLGLAARQGSHQVPWTVRVLPPFASRKHLPSKLARLRELDGRTSVLIRGQGTEFDSLREYVPGDDTRSIDWRATARQSTVAVRTWRPERDRHILVVLDTGRTSAGRVGNVPRLDASMDAALLLTALASRAGDRVDLLAYDRRIRALVQGRSAKDVLPAVVDALAPLEPELVETDARGLSSAALTHAPRRSLIVLLTSLEAAPIEEGLLPVLSQLTQRHTVLVAAVSDPHTEDMAKARGHVDAVYEAAAGAQSQAQRLRTSEQLQRHGVTVVDATPDSLAPALADAYLALKAAGRL from the coding sequence GTGGCCCTCACCGGACGAACCGCGCTCCTCGCCGCCATCGGCGCTCTGCCCGTTGGCATCCTCGCCCCGAGCTGGACGGGAATGCTCGCCGTCAACGCCCCCCTTTCACTCGCAATTCTGTGCGACTACGCTCTCGCCGCGCCAGTGCGAACGCTCCGATTCACTCGAAGTGGTGACACAAACGTTCGACTCGGTGACAGCGCAGAAGTGCATGTCACCGTTACGAACCCGTCCCGCCGACGCCTACGCGCCCACCTCCGTGACGCCTGGCCGCCCAGCAGCTGGCTCCCCGGAACGGAGCAGAAGGCTTCGCGGCACCCGCTGACGGTCCCGGCCGGCGAGCGCCGGCGCCTCACCACCGTCCTCCGCCCCACCCGCCGGGGCGACCGGCACGCCGACCGCATCACGGTCCGCTCCTACGGCCCCCTCGGCCTCGCCGCCCGACAGGGCAGTCACCAGGTCCCGTGGACCGTCCGCGTCCTGCCACCCTTCGCGAGCCGCAAGCACCTCCCGTCCAAACTGGCCCGGCTCCGCGAACTCGACGGCCGGACCAGCGTCCTCATCCGCGGCCAGGGCACCGAGTTCGACAGCCTCCGCGAGTACGTGCCCGGCGACGACACCCGCTCCATCGACTGGCGTGCAACGGCCCGCCAGAGCACCGTCGCCGTCCGCACCTGGCGCCCGGAACGAGACCGTCACATCCTCGTCGTCCTCGACACGGGCCGCACCTCGGCCGGCCGGGTCGGCAACGTGCCGCGCCTCGACGCGTCCATGGACGCCGCGCTCCTCCTCACCGCCCTCGCCTCGCGGGCCGGTGACCGCGTGGACCTCCTGGCGTACGACCGCCGCATCCGCGCCCTCGTCCAGGGCCGTTCCGCCAAGGACGTCCTGCCTGCCGTCGTCGATGCCCTCGCCCCTCTCGAACCCGAACTCGTCGAGACCGACGCGCGCGGCCTCAGCTCCGCCGCCCTCACACACGCCCCGCGGCGGTCGCTCATCGTCCTGCTGACAAGTCTGGAAGCGGCCCCGATCGAAGAAGGGCTGCTCCCGGTGCTGTCGCAGCTCACCCAGCGCCACACCGTCCTCGTGGCAGCGGTCTCGGACCCGCACACGGAGGACATGGCGAAAGCGCGCGGCCATGTCGACGCGGTGTACGAAGCCGCCGCCGGCGCCCAGAGCCAGGCACAACGGCTCCGCACGTCGGAACAGTTGCAGCGCCACGGCGTGACCGTCGTGGACGCCACCCCTGACAGCCTCGCTCCGGCACTGGCCGACGCGTACCTCGCGCTGAAAGCGGCCGGCCGCTTGTGA
- a CDS encoding AAA family ATPase: protein MSAPPPETAENSDSARSSLEALRTEIAKAVVGQDPAVTGLVVALLCRGHVLLEGVPGVAKTLLVRALAASLELDTKRVQFTPDLMPSDVTGSLVYDARTAEFSFQPGPVFTNLLLADEINRTPPKTQSSLLEAMEERQVTVDGTPRPLPEPFLVAATQNPVEYEGTYPLPEAQLDRFLLKLTVPLPSRQDEINVLTRHAEGFNPRDLRAAGVRPVAGPADLEAARIAVAKTTVSEEIAGYVVDICRATRESPSLALGVSPRGATALLSTARAWAWLTGRDYVTPDDVKALALPTLRHRIQLRPEAEMEGVTPDSVITAILAHVPVPR, encoded by the coding sequence ATGAGTGCCCCGCCCCCCGAGACCGCTGAGAACTCGGACAGCGCCCGCTCCTCCCTGGAGGCCCTGCGCACCGAGATCGCGAAGGCCGTGGTCGGGCAGGACCCCGCTGTCACCGGACTCGTCGTCGCTCTGCTCTGCCGGGGCCACGTCCTCCTCGAAGGCGTGCCCGGTGTCGCCAAGACGCTGCTGGTGCGCGCGCTCGCCGCGTCCTTGGAACTGGACACCAAGCGCGTCCAGTTCACCCCCGACCTCATGCCGAGTGACGTCACCGGTTCCCTGGTCTACGACGCCCGGACCGCCGAGTTCTCCTTCCAGCCCGGCCCGGTCTTCACCAACCTCCTGCTCGCCGACGAGATCAACCGCACGCCGCCCAAGACCCAGTCGTCACTTCTGGAGGCGATGGAGGAGCGTCAGGTCACGGTCGACGGCACCCCCCGTCCGCTTCCCGAGCCCTTCCTCGTCGCCGCCACCCAGAACCCGGTCGAATACGAGGGCACCTATCCCCTGCCCGAGGCGCAACTGGACCGCTTCCTGCTGAAGCTGACCGTCCCGCTGCCCTCCCGCCAGGACGAGATCAACGTCCTGACACGGCACGCCGAAGGCTTCAACCCGCGAGACCTTCGCGCCGCCGGAGTACGCCCCGTGGCCGGCCCTGCCGACCTCGAGGCCGCCCGCATCGCCGTCGCCAAGACCACGGTCTCCGAAGAGATCGCCGGCTATGTCGTCGATATCTGCCGTGCCACCCGTGAATCCCCCTCACTCGCTCTGGGCGTCTCCCCGCGAGGCGCCACCGCACTGCTCTCCACCGCCCGCGCCTGGGCCTGGCTCACCGGTCGCGACTACGTCACCCCCGACGATGTAAAAGCCCTGGCCCTGCCCACCCTGCGCCACCGCATCCAGCTCCGGCCCGAGGCGGAGATGGAAGGAGTCACCCCCGACTCCGTCATCACCGCGATCCTCGCCCACGTCCCCGTGCCCCGATGA
- a CDS encoding DUF4350 domain-containing protein, whose product MTTASPTSTSLSAHQTWVRVRGLLLALTVLVVAGVVMALMRSDTQHGLLDPRSPDPKGSRAVAELLEQRGVGTQVVTTLDEATAATGPGTTLLVTTPDLLTPHQQERLRDDMDATERTVLLAPGPPSVGILAPGVSAESTTSVSALAPRCRLAAAERAGAVDLGGERYTTDLPGSHACYPSDGLATLLRIDGPTGDTVLLGSPTFLHNERLAEQGNASLALQLLGSRPHLVWYLPSLDDPSAAGGDGETGGRDDTDRTFVELIPSGWLWGTLQLALAAVLAALWRARRLGPLVTEHLPVVVRASEAAEGRARLYRRANARDRAATVLRTATRTRLAPLLGVPPAQAHAPESLLPAVSARLASADRDLGALLFGPAPADDAALTLLADQLDALEREVRTS is encoded by the coding sequence ATGACCACCGCCTCCCCCACCTCGACGTCCCTCAGCGCCCATCAGACATGGGTCCGCGTCAGGGGCCTGCTGCTCGCCCTGACCGTCCTCGTCGTGGCGGGCGTCGTCATGGCCTTGATGCGCTCCGACACCCAGCACGGCCTGCTCGACCCCCGCTCCCCCGACCCCAAGGGCAGCCGTGCCGTCGCCGAACTCCTCGAGCAACGCGGCGTCGGCACCCAGGTGGTCACCACTCTCGACGAGGCCACCGCCGCGACCGGTCCCGGCACCACCCTTCTCGTCACGACCCCCGACCTGCTGACGCCCCACCAGCAGGAGCGGCTCCGCGACGACATGGACGCAACCGAGCGCACGGTCCTGCTCGCCCCCGGTCCCCCCTCCGTCGGAATCCTGGCACCCGGCGTGAGCGCCGAGTCCACCACCTCGGTCTCGGCACTCGCCCCCCGCTGCCGCCTGGCCGCCGCCGAACGGGCCGGCGCGGTCGACCTCGGCGGCGAGCGCTACACCACCGACCTCCCCGGCAGCCACGCCTGCTACCCGAGCGACGGCCTCGCCACCCTCCTGCGCATCGACGGCCCCACAGGAGACACCGTTCTGCTGGGGTCCCCCACTTTCCTGCACAACGAGCGCCTGGCCGAACAGGGCAACGCGTCGCTCGCTCTCCAACTCCTCGGCTCCCGTCCTCATCTGGTCTGGTACCTCCCCTCGCTCGACGACCCCTCAGCAGCCGGCGGAGACGGTGAGACCGGGGGCCGGGACGACACCGACCGCACCTTCGTCGAACTGATCCCCTCCGGCTGGCTGTGGGGCACCCTCCAGCTCGCCCTCGCCGCCGTACTCGCCGCCCTCTGGCGCGCCCGTCGCCTCGGCCCCCTCGTCACCGAACACCTCCCCGTCGTCGTCCGCGCCTCCGAGGCCGCCGAGGGCCGCGCCCGCCTCTACCGGCGTGCGAACGCCCGCGACCGCGCGGCGACCGTCCTGCGCACCGCCACCCGTACTCGACTTGCCCCGCTCCTGGGCGTCCCTCCGGCACAGGCCCACGCACCGGAGTCCCTGCTGCCCGCCGTATCGGCACGGCTCGCCTCGGCGGACCGGGATCTCGGAGCCCTCCTCTTCGGCCCGGCACCCGCCGACGACGCCGCGCTCACCCTCCTCGCCGACCAACTCGACGCCCTCGAAAGAGAGGTACGCACCTCATGA
- a CDS encoding DUF4129 domain-containing protein, translating into MPITGGMTAAWPTVHAADDVPLDTPRVPAREAAERELSRPMYHENDPNPLQHALDSFWDWVGRVFDSASGAAPGGTVGLVVVAVVVVALAGALWWRLGTPQRALTTSASPFDDRTRSSAEHRSTAEKHAAAGLWNQAVQERMRAIVRSLEERTLLDPRPGRTADEAAVEAGLPLPGHADELRAAARTFDDVTYGGRTADQRAYQRLKDLDTSLERAKPRLSDAAPGTAG; encoded by the coding sequence GTGCCGATCACGGGGGGCATGACGGCCGCGTGGCCAACGGTCCACGCGGCCGACGACGTACCGCTGGACACTCCCCGCGTCCCCGCCCGGGAAGCGGCGGAGCGGGAACTGTCCAGGCCGATGTACCACGAGAACGACCCGAACCCGCTCCAGCACGCCCTCGACAGCTTCTGGGACTGGGTCGGCCGGGTCTTCGACTCCGCCTCCGGAGCCGCCCCGGGAGGCACGGTCGGACTGGTGGTCGTCGCCGTGGTCGTGGTGGCCCTGGCCGGCGCCCTGTGGTGGCGGCTCGGCACCCCGCAGCGAGCACTCACCACCTCCGCCTCCCCGTTCGACGACCGCACCCGCAGCTCCGCCGAGCACCGCTCCACCGCCGAGAAGCACGCCGCCGCCGGCCTCTGGAACCAGGCCGTCCAGGAACGGATGCGCGCCATCGTGCGCTCCCTGGAAGAACGCACCCTGCTCGACCCCCGCCCCGGCCGCACCGCCGACGAAGCCGCGGTCGAGGCCGGTCTGCCCCTCCCCGGCCACGCGGACGAACTCCGCGCCGCCGCCCGCACCTTCGACGACGTCACATACGGCGGCCGTACCGCCGACCAGCGGGCGTACCAGCGTCTGAAAGACCTGGACACCTCCCTGGAACGCGCCAAGCCCCGCCTGAGCGACGCCGCCCCGGGAACAGCCGGATGA
- the mtnA gene encoding S-methyl-5-thioribose-1-phosphate isomerase: MADQYAQTPNGSEPPRLPSLRWEEPPEGPVVVLLDQTRLPAEEVELVCTDVPALVRAIQTLAVRGAPLLGITGAYGVALAAVRGYDVDEAAALLAGARPTAVNLAYGVRRAAGAYRVALEKGEGRERAAEAALAEARDLHREDAEASALMAGHGLALLDELLPGGGHRILTHCNTGALVSGGEGTAFAVALQAHRVGRLRRLWVDETRPLLQGARLTAYEAARSGMAYTLLTDNAAGSLFAAGEVDAVLIGADRIAADGAVANKVGSYPLAVLAKYHHVPFVVVAPTTTIDPHTPVGASIEVEQRAGQEVTELTAPPQVAKGAGVGGLPVAPLGTQAYNPAFDVTPPELVTAIVTELGVVSPVTGGGIAELCARSRRVTIS, translated from the coding sequence ATGGCTGATCAGTACGCACAAACTCCCAACGGCTCCGAACCGCCCCGGCTGCCCTCCCTGCGCTGGGAGGAGCCACCGGAAGGACCCGTGGTGGTGCTCCTGGACCAGACGCGGCTGCCCGCCGAAGAGGTCGAGCTGGTCTGCACGGACGTGCCCGCGCTGGTCAGGGCGATCCAGACGCTCGCCGTGCGGGGCGCGCCGCTGCTGGGCATCACCGGTGCCTACGGTGTGGCGCTGGCCGCCGTACGCGGCTACGACGTGGACGAGGCGGCGGCCCTGCTGGCGGGGGCGCGGCCCACCGCGGTGAACCTGGCGTACGGGGTGCGGCGGGCGGCCGGCGCGTACCGGGTGGCGCTGGAGAAGGGCGAGGGCCGGGAGCGGGCCGCCGAGGCCGCGCTGGCGGAGGCCCGGGACCTGCACCGCGAGGACGCCGAGGCGAGCGCGCTGATGGCGGGGCACGGGCTGGCGCTGCTGGACGAGCTGCTGCCGGGCGGCGGTCACCGGATCCTGACCCACTGCAACACCGGGGCGCTGGTCTCGGGCGGTGAGGGGACCGCGTTCGCCGTGGCGCTTCAGGCGCACCGGGTGGGCAGGCTGCGGCGGCTGTGGGTGGACGAGACGCGGCCGCTGTTGCAGGGGGCCCGGCTGACGGCGTACGAGGCGGCGCGCAGTGGCATGGCGTACACGCTGCTCACGGACAACGCGGCGGGCTCGCTGTTCGCGGCGGGGGAGGTGGACGCCGTCCTGATCGGGGCGGACCGGATCGCGGCCGACGGTGCGGTGGCGAACAAGGTCGGCAGCTACCCGCTCGCGGTCCTGGCCAAGTACCACCACGTGCCGTTCGTCGTGGTGGCGCCGACGACGACGATCGACCCGCACACCCCGGTCGGGGCGTCCATCGAGGTGGAGCAGCGGGCCGGACAGGAGGTGACGGAACTCACCGCGCCGCCGCAGGTGGCGAAGGGGGCCGGGGTCGGCGGGCTGCCGGTGGCGCCGCTGGGAACCCAGGCGTACAACCCCGCGTTCGACGTAACGCCGCCGGAGCTGGTGACGGCGATCGTCACCGAGCTGGGGGTGGTCTCGCCGGTCACCGGGGGCGGAATCGCCGAGCTGTGTGCCAGGTCACGCCGGGTAACGATTAGCTAA
- the mtrA gene encoding two-component system response regulator MtrA: MMSIMKGRVLVVDDDTALAEMLGIVLRGEGFEPSFVADGDKALAAFREAKPDLVLLDLMLPGRDGIEVCRLIRAESGVPIVMLTAKSDTVDVVVGLESGADDYIVKPFKPKELVARIRARLRRSEEPAPEQLTIGDLVIDVAGHSVKRDGQSIALTPLEFDLLVALARKPWQVFTREVLLEQVWGYRHAADTRLVNVHVQRLRSKVEKDPERPEIVVTVRGVGYKAGPS; this comes from the coding sequence ATGATGTCGATTATGAAGGGACGCGTCCTTGTCGTCGACGACGACACCGCACTGGCCGAGATGCTCGGGATTGTGCTGCGTGGTGAAGGGTTCGAGCCGTCGTTCGTAGCGGACGGCGACAAGGCACTTGCCGCTTTCCGGGAGGCCAAGCCGGACCTGGTGCTGCTGGACCTCATGCTGCCCGGAAGGGACGGCATCGAGGTGTGCCGGCTCATCCGGGCCGAGTCCGGCGTGCCGATCGTGATGCTCACCGCCAAGAGCGACACGGTCGACGTGGTGGTGGGCCTGGAGTCCGGCGCCGACGACTACATCGTCAAGCCGTTCAAGCCGAAGGAGCTGGTCGCCCGCATCAGGGCGCGGCTGCGGAGGTCCGAGGAGCCGGCGCCGGAGCAGCTGACCATCGGTGACCTGGTCATCGACGTGGCCGGCCACTCGGTGAAGCGGGACGGGCAGTCCATCGCGCTGACCCCGCTCGAGTTCGACCTGCTGGTCGCGCTCGCCCGCAAGCCGTGGCAGGTGTTCACCCGTGAGGTGCTGCTGGAGCAGGTGTGGGGCTACCGCCACGCCGCGGACACGCGGCTGGTGAACGTCCATGTGCAGCGGCTGCGCTCCAAGGTCGAGAAGGACCCGGAGCGGCCGGAGATCGTCGTCACCGTGCGCGGTGTCGGCTACAAGGCCGGACCGAGCTGA